In Diorhabda sublineata isolate icDioSubl1.1 chromosome 4, icDioSubl1.1, whole genome shotgun sequence, a single window of DNA contains:
- the LOC130443171 gene encoding uncharacterized protein LOC130443171 has protein sequence MKFIIQDNVKKFYPTAEECKVNNKVHCTEEGCTSIFISESNLNLHLTKTHRKPHLLEESITKYYFCPELGCLYNADKYFKELKKLRTHYMTKHSSEQYICLNCNKIFPQQKNLQQHSDYCGVNFTCPQCPAYYATYESLQTHSRRKKHCIPLKTHYKVINTCSKSDTLLQASDRPILPKSSFNLIIVPNDIKKFNQESQTYNVPSIYKSKMTQVCREFDSRNNQQTQTGNKSEYFTVETQTIGNYRNLSRKNSGSMDNSSTQRSLKTQTDVIESKNFSCNTSFKDDDFPIETNSSSTQTGENNTSNNNNSTHTHDTIYTDTSDLLQDVNVGSFEFDNCNMETQTDFIFDDVMFGCDYMSNMYTQTSDQILSDLGFSNIQTQTLIDDVLKSVESQTVMSRRKQDVGDRDMTHMETQTDMEFREMLEVINS, from the coding sequence atgaagttcATAATTCAAGACaatgtaaaaaagttttatccTACAGCCGAGGAATGTAAGGTAAATAATAAAGTACATTGCACGGAAGAAGGTTGTACCAGTATTTTTATATCGGAATCTAACCTTAATTTACATTTAACCAAAACTCACCGAAAACCTCATTTATTAGAAGAATCTATCACGAAGTATTATTTCTGTCCAGAACTTGGATGTTTATACAACGCAGACAAATActtcaaagaattaaaaaaacttcGTACACATTATATGACGAAACATTCTTCAGAacaatatatttgtttgaattgtaaTAAGATATTTCCACAACAGAAAAATCTTCAACAACACTCTGATTATTGTGGCGTGAATTTTACTTGTCCCCAGTGCCCCGCTTATTATGCCACGTACGAATCTCTACAAACTCACagtagaagaaaaaaacattgtatACCTTTAAAGACTCATTATAAAGTTATTAACACTTGTTCGAAAAGTGATACTCTACTACAAGCTTCAGATAGGCCTATTTTACCTAAAAGttctttcaatttaataatagtaCCAAACGATATTAAGAAATTTAACCAAGAAAGTCAAACGTACAACGTACCATCGATTTATAAAAGCAAAATGACTCAAGTTTGTAGAGAATTTGATAGTAGAAATAATCAACAAACGCAAACTGGtaataaaagtgaatatttcACAGTAGAGACACAAACTATAGGAAACTATCgtaatttatcaagaaaaaatagtGGATCAATGGATAATTCGTCAACGCAAAGAAGTTTGAAGACTCAAACTGATGTTATAGAATCGAAAAACTTTTCTTGCAATACGTCGTTTAAAGACGACGATTTTCCTATTGAAACTAATAGTTCTAGTACACAAACTGGAGAAAAtaacacttctaataataataattctacaCATACCCACGATACGATATACACAGACACCTCTGATTTACTCCAAGACGTAAATGTTGGTAGCTTTGAGTTTGATAACTGCAACATGGAGACACAAACTGACTTTATATTTGACGACGTTATGTTCGGTTGTGATTATATGAGTAACATGTACACGCAGACCTCCGATCAAATTTTGAGTGATCTAGGTTTCAGTAATATTCAGACACAAACTTTGATAGACGACGTGCTGAAATCTGTCGAAAGCCAAACTGTTATGTCCAGGAGAAAACAAGACGTCGGAGATAGAGATATGACGCACATGGAAACACAAACTGATATGGAATTTAGGGAAATGTTGGAAGTTATTAATTCATGA